A stretch of the Papaver somniferum cultivar HN1 chromosome 6, ASM357369v1, whole genome shotgun sequence genome encodes the following:
- the LOC113287565 gene encoding 30S ribosomal protein S20, chloroplastic-like, with product MAAFSSCLVASFSKQLTITNSSNTTSYLSFPNPKASLKSLSFSNFLSETPFANGSLALKAVERQTRRSVVCEAAPVQKADSAAKRARQAEKRRVYNKAKKSEMKTRMKTVFEALDGLNKKTDAQSEEIVEVEKLIAAAYSAIDKAVKAGSLHRNTGANRKSRLARRKKAVEVHHGWYTPSAAVVA from the exons ATGGCAGCATTTTCATCTTGTTTGGTAGCATCATTTTCCAAGCAATTAACAATCACAAACAGCAGTAACACCACCTCTTATCTGAGTTTTCCAAACCCCAAAGCTTCTCTCAAGTCTTTAAGTTTCTCAAATTTTCTTTCTGAAACTCCATTCGCCAATG gTAGTTTAGCTTTGAAGGCAGTAGAGAGACAAACACGTCGTTCTGTTGTTTGTGAGGCTGCTCCAGTGCAGAAAGCTGATTCAGCAGCTAAGAGAGCTCGTCAAGCAGAGAAAAGAAGGGTATACAACAAAGCCAAGAAATCTGAGATGAAGACTCGGATGAAGACG GTATTTGAAGCCCTCGACGGCCTCAACAAGAAAACAGATGCACAATCTGAAGAAATCGTCGAGGTCGAGAAACTTATTGCCGCAGCGTATTCGGCTATTGATAAAGCAGTCAAAGCAGGATCGCTGCATAGGAATACTGGAGCCAACAGGAAGTCTCGATTAGCCAGAAGAAAGAAAGCTGTAGAGGTTCATCATGGCTGGTACACCCCATCCGCTGCTGTAGTTGCATGA